The Desertifilum tharense IPPAS B-1220 region GGTTCAACGGAGAACGCAGTCAGCTTGCCTTCATTTTCTCCCAGGGAATAGGCAATTTCGCGATCGCCTGCGGTGACTAGCACGCCTTCTAGCGATCCGACACGGTACTGAATGGCACCCGGATCGGTGGTTCCAAAGAAGAGTTCGGCCTCGTCGTCGGATACCTTGAGAAAATCAGCCGATTTCAGCAAGTTGAGAATGGGTTGCTTGGCGTCATCGGGGTTAGGCCAAAACATGGGACGCCAATTGAGGTCTACAATCACCTTGACGTTATATTGTTCGGCTAAGTTAAGTGCTTGGGCGATCGCATCTTGGGTTTGGGGATAAGCCAGTTCTAGGGTACCCAAAACCAGGAAATCAGCATTTTCAAACCAAACCACGGGTAAGCTATTGCTTTGCAAAAACGCATCGGCAAATTCTGTTGTCGGCGTTTCGCCAAAACCCGCAAAAGTGCGATCGCCTTTATCCGAACGAGTCACATAAACCTGGCGCGTTGGCGCGGTGGGATGGCGCTGTACCCCTGCGGTTTCAACCCCAACCTCTTGTAAAACTTGAACCAGATCGTCCCCAGCGCGATCGCTACCCACGCATCCAATAAATCCGGCGGCTGTCCCTAATTTGACTAACCCGCAAGCCACATTCGCCGGGGCACCCCCAGGATATGGCGTCCAAGACTGAACTTCCTCTAACGGCAGTCCAGCTCGATCGGCAAGACAATCAAACAGGATTTCACCCAAACACAGAACGCGGGGATAGCTCATAAGGTACTCTTCTCTGGTGCTTCAGCTACAGCTTACAAGCTAGGAGCCTGGCCCGAAATCTATCTTTAGCATTTCTTGAGGGTTATATCTGGGAATTGGGAATTGGGAGTTGGGGGAAGAAGAGGGTGGGGAGATGGGGGGATGGGGGGATGGGGGGAAGAAGGGAGTTGGGAGTTGGGAGTTAGGGGTTGGGGGAAGAAGGGGAGTTTTCTAATAACTCCATACTCTACTCAGTTACCCACTCAGCACTCAGTTACCCACTCAGCACTCAGCACTTTACACTCAGCACTCCTTCCAATGACTCACTTGCTGCTAATTTCTTGAAGTTGTACGGCGACTCGTTCGCCGAACTCTGGGTCGATATTTGCTAGATTGAGGAGTTGGAGATACTCTGACTTTGTTAAGCCAACTTGTTCAATAATTGCGAACGCTTGGTCTTGAATTTCGCGTTCCTTGCGATGAAACTCTACTTCGGTTTCCGCTGCGTGTAGTTGTGCTTGCTGACCCTCGATTAATGCTAAGACTTGTAAATATGCTTTGGCAAACTGGCTTACCTTCTCGGCGGGAATCGTACTGGCGTCTAGATTGAGGCGGAGAGTCTGGGATGACTGTGCTGTCTGTTCTTTACCCCCTGTGGCTTGAGGTAAATCTTGGGCAAAAACGGGCAGATTCATACAAAGAATAGAGCTAATCAACACGAATGCCCAAATCCATCGTTTTTTTAACTTTGATAAAATCCTATCAATCATTGACTTTTTCCACTTCAGATACGATTACCTATAAGATATTAATAGGTAGATATACTAAAGACGTGAATAATTATGGCTGGTGGCGAGTCTGGATCTTCCATAACCCTCTCAGATCGCGAACTGCAAGTCATCGAATTGGTAGCGGCAGGCTTAACCAATGAGAACATTGCTGAAAAGCTGGAAATCAGCAAGCGGACTGTAGATAACCATATCAGTAATATTTTGACCAAGACCGCCACAGGCAATCGGACTGCCTTGGTGCTTTGGGCGCTTCAGCAAGGGAAAGTTTGTATCGATCAGTGGAACTGTTGCGTGTTACCCGATCATTCTACCCAATCCGTTAACCATCCCGTTAGTCAGGAACATCACCCAGAGGACTTTTAAGCTGTGAATCAAGAGATGATGCAAGCGGTTAGCCATCCGGCATCGCGCCAGGTTTTTGCGTGTCCCCAGTTACCGTTGGCGGTATACCGGGAAGTTGAGGCCCATTTGCGCCAAGTGACGGGAGTGCAGGCGGGTTTGTTACCTCAAACCTCCAAGACGTTTGAATACCGTCAAAGCCAGGTAGGAGGGGTGTGGATCGAATATCCCGAAAATCTTTCTGCTGAGGCGCGATCGCGCGTGGAACAGATTTTAGCGTATTATGGCGATCGCTATGGCGCTTGGGAACCTCTCGAACCCGAACGCTAGTCTTTTTGGGTTTTATATTAATTTAACGATTAAACAGCGATGGGAGTTATTAAAGCATTACGCGGAACGCGCGATATTTTGCCAGATGAGGTGAATTACTGGCAATTTGTGGAAGCAACCGCCCGCCAAATTCTAGCTAACGCCAGCTATCTAGAAATTCGCACCCCCATCTTTGAAGCAACGGAACTGTTTGCGCGGGGAATTGGCGAAGCCACGGATGTGGTAGGGAAGGAAATGTACACCTTCACCAGTCGCGGGGACAATCCGTATTCTATTACCCTGCGCCCGGAAGGAACGGCAGGTGTTGTCCGTTCTTACATCGAACAAGGCTTACACACCCAAGGCGTGCAGCGCCTGTGGTACACTGGCCCCATGTTCCGCTACGAACGCCCCCAAGCTGGACGCCAGCGGCAATTTCATCAACTTGGCGTTGAGGTGTTAGGGAGTGCGGATAGCCGTGCGGATGCAGAGGTTATTGCTTTAGCTACGCATATCTTACAAGCGTTGGGCTTAAAACACCTGAAACTAGACCTCAATTCGGTGGGAAGCCCAGAGGATCGCGCTGCCTATCGCAGTGCTTTGATTGACTATTTAACGCCCTATAAAGATGATTTAGATGAGGATTCTCAGGATCGCTTAACCCGAAACCCTCTCAGGATTTTAGATAGCAAAGACCAGCGGACGCAAGAAATTACCCAGAATGCACCGATTTTGTTAGACTATCTCAGCGATTACTCCAAGCATCATTTTGAGAAGGTTCAGCAACTCCTGACTCAATTGGGTATTACTTATCAAATTAACCCGCGTTTAGTCCGAGGCCTAGATTATTACACCCATACCGCCTTTGAAATTCAATCGGATGATTTGGGGGCGCAAGCAACGGTTTGTGGTGGCGGACGTTACGATGGGTTAGTTGCAGAATTGGGTGGTCCCCAAACGCCCGCCGTGGGTTGGGCGATGGGTTTAGAACGCTTGATGATTTTGTTGCAGCAAATTCAACAAACCCCTGCTAAAGTTGTTGATTTTTACCTGGTTTCGCGGGGAGAAGTGGCGGAAATGCAGTCGCTACAACTTGCTAATAAGCTGCGTCAAATGGGGTTCTCGGTGGAGTTAGATTTAAGCGGGGCGGCGTTTAAGAAACAGTTTGCCCGCGCTGATAAAAGTGGGGCGGTTGCCTGTTTAATTCTGGGGGATGAGGAAGCCGCCAGCGAAACGGTAAAATTCAAGTGGATGGCGACAAAAGAACAAACTGCGATCGCGCAAGCGGAATTATTCGCTAATCCTGATACTTTACGCCAGCAATTGATCGCCCATCGTTAACCTTACACTTAAAGCGTAGAGGCATTCTCGCTTGATGTCTCTACAGCTTGAATAAGGGTGAGTAATTCTTCAAATTCATATTGATTAATTAAAGGTAGCAAAGCGTTTGCTAGCCCTTCATGGGTTGCTTTTAAAGCTTCTGCTAATTCAACAAGCTGTTCTAAATCTCCTTCTATCAGCGCTTGCGAGAAATTTTTAACCCAAGTTGAGGAGATATCGGCAAAATCAGCCGCAGTTAAACTCTCAATTTCTGGAGAATCGTCTCGATCCAGATTGGAAATCTCTTCATAAATAAAAGAGGCACCTAAATGCTTTTGCAAGGCATCAAAAATCTCATATTCTTGAAAGGGTTTGCAAATAAAATCATCGCATCCTGCTGTAAAAATAGCGGCTTTATCTTCCATTAAAGCACTCGCAGTTAAAGCTACAATTTTAGTCCGAGAATGAGAAGGAATGCGTTTTTGTTCTTCTTTGGATCTAATTTGTTTAGTGGTTTCATACCCATTCAAAATGGGCATTCTGATATCCATCCAAATTAATTGGGGAGAGGTACTTTCCCACACCTCTAACCCTTCTTGGCCATTAATTGCTTCCTGGAGTTCAAAACCCAGAGGAACTAAGAGCTTTCTTAATAATTGACGGTTGAGATCGTTATCATCAATGACTAATAAACGATAGGGAGGCAAATCGCTTGAAAGTCCAATCACTCGCTTATCTTGATTGGGGGCTGCCAATTCGCTGAGATTCACAATCTGAGCTTGAATCGTAAACTTAAAGGTAGTCCCCGGTTTAGAAAATTGCGGACTATTTAACTTTCTGACAAAACTCCCCGGTGTAAAGAAGTTTCCCCGACTCAAGACGCTCATTTCGCCACCCATCAACCAGACAAATTGATGGCTAATGGTGAGTCCCAAACCCGTTCCTTCTGAAACTTTTTGTCCAGAGGAGGTTTGTCTAAAGGGTTGAAAGACTTGATCGAGTTCGTCTGGAGAAATGCCTACACCTGTATCTTCTACTTCAAAGGTTAGGACAACCGGAGCGCGATCGTCAAACGAAGCATAAGGCTTT contains the following coding sequences:
- a CDS encoding carbohydrate kinase; the encoded protein is MSYPRVLCLGEILFDCLADRAGLPLEEVQSWTPYPGGAPANVACGLVKLGTAAGFIGCVGSDRAGDDLVQVLQEVGVETAGVQRHPTAPTRQVYVTRSDKGDRTFAGFGETPTTEFADAFLQSNSLPVVWFENADFLVLGTLELAYPQTQDAIAQALNLAEQYNVKVIVDLNWRPMFWPNPDDAKQPILNLLKSADFLKVSDDEAELFFGTTDPGAIQYRVGSLEGVLVTAGDREIAYSLGENEGKLTAFSVEPVDTTGAGDSFVAGFIYQLCQRGINSLSDPQVAQEVVQFASGVGALTTLKPGAIAAQPTLAEVEAFLSQISA
- a CDS encoding DUF4168 domain-containing protein, giving the protein MNLPVFAQDLPQATGGKEQTAQSSQTLRLNLDASTIPAEKVSQFAKAYLQVLALIEGQQAQLHAAETEVEFHRKEREIQDQAFAIIEQVGLTKSEYLQLLNLANIDPEFGERVAVQLQEISSK
- the hisS gene encoding histidine--tRNA ligase — its product is MGVIKALRGTRDILPDEVNYWQFVEATARQILANASYLEIRTPIFEATELFARGIGEATDVVGKEMYTFTSRGDNPYSITLRPEGTAGVVRSYIEQGLHTQGVQRLWYTGPMFRYERPQAGRQRQFHQLGVEVLGSADSRADAEVIALATHILQALGLKHLKLDLNSVGSPEDRAAYRSALIDYLTPYKDDLDEDSQDRLTRNPLRILDSKDQRTQEITQNAPILLDYLSDYSKHHFEKVQQLLTQLGITYQINPRLVRGLDYYTHTAFEIQSDDLGAQATVCGGGRYDGLVAELGGPQTPAVGWAMGLERLMILLQQIQQTPAKVVDFYLVSRGEVAEMQSLQLANKLRQMGFSVELDLSGAAFKKQFARADKSGAVACLILGDEEAASETVKFKWMATKEQTAIAQAELFANPDTLRQQLIAHR
- a CDS encoding helix-turn-helix transcriptional regulator, translating into MAGGESGSSITLSDRELQVIELVAAGLTNENIAEKLEISKRTVDNHISNILTKTATGNRTALVLWALQQGKVCIDQWNCCVLPDHSTQSVNHPVSQEHHPEDF